The following proteins come from a genomic window of Pichia kudriavzevii chromosome 1, complete sequence:
- a CDS encoding uncharacterized protein (PKUD0A11830; similar to Saccharomyces cerevisiae YOR298W (MUM3); ancestral locus Anc_8.768) → MPLRTEILTHLGKNEVKNLIDKPNMRGVYLLVRAVCFLILISLYWISINLFNYVSYAFELTVPSARYLMKRHLESGFWTLCIYLLELNEIKVNIIGDSLENENALIISNHRSIIDHVIFPFLSRTVLDEELIEVPTPKGNLNTSEKKKGARKDSFKKEIKKGSKIRFKLLSNEEKILAKNLSTMLIPKINFFTWYEIWCVPTPNYFKHISQADENWELDGETLVSIFQDYLDSPGTNSTQWLTLFPEVNIFTEKDSRMQNISGERHYLPQFQKVLYPRFGGFANAIGGLYKTKYTRLYDITTIYYTRNKITGAIVDFKPPSLLGILGVKDNYIETVIFVHVAGKFLNRVPLKRNKLEKYLENRWIKKDKLIEKLERRILHENVKMMRDITQVN, encoded by the coding sequence ATGCCATTACGTACAGAGATCCTAACCCACTtaggaaaaaatgaagttaAAAATCTCATTGACAAGCCAAATATGAGGGGGGTTTATCTGCTTGTCAGAGCCGTATGTTTTCTTATACTTATTTCCCTTTATTGGATCTCCatcaatcttttcaattatGTTTCTTACGCATTTGAGCTAACAGTGCCTTCAGCTAGatatttgatgaagaggCACCTTGAAAGTGGTTTTTGGACATTATGTATTTATCTTTTAGAGttaaatgaaattaaagtGAACATTATAGGCGattctttggaaaatgaaaatgctTTAATTATCAGTAATCATAGGTCTATTATCGATCACGTCATCTTCCCATTTTTATCCAGAACAGTACTAGATGAAGAGTTGATTGAAGTACCCACTCCAAAGGGCAATCTCAACACatctgaaaagaaaaaaggagCAAGGAAAGACAGCTTTAAGAAGGAGATAAAAAAGGGTAGCAAAATTAGATTCAAATTACTAAGCAACGAAGAGAAAATTCTGGCTAAAAATCTATCCACCATGTTGATTCCTAAAAtaaatttcttcacttgGTACGAGATATGGTGTGTGCCAACCCCAAACTATTTCAAGCATATATCACAAGCTGATGAAAATTGGGAACTAGATGGTGAAACTTTAGTGAGTATTTTCCAAGATTACTTAGATTCACCAGGTACAAATAGTACACAATGGCTAACTTTATTCCCTGAAGTTAATATTTTCACAGAGAAGGATTCAAGAATGCAAAATATCTCGGGGGAAAGACATTATCTACCGCAATTCCAGAAGGTGCTTTATCCTAGATTTGGAGgttttgcaaatgcaattgGTGGGCtttacaaaacaaaatatacCAGACTTTACGATATCACAACTATATACTATACAAGAAACAAGATTACTGGCGCAATAGTTGATTTTAAACCTCCCTCCTTACTTGGTATTCTTGGAGTCAAAGATAATTATATTGAAACGGTAATTTTCGTTCATGTTGCAGGCAAGTTCTTGAATAGAGTCCCCcttaaaagaaacaagttGGAAAAGTATCTCGAAAATAGATGGATAAAGAAGGACAAgttgattgaaaagttggaaAGGAGGATATTACACgaaaatgtgaaaatgATGCGTGACATCACCCAAGTAAATTGA
- a CDS encoding uncharacterized protein (PKUD0A11840; similar to Saccharomyces cerevisiae YMR235C (RNA1); ancestral locus Anc_8.769) has translation MSTVHSRDLGIPETHFFSIRNKGLKLDTAEDIQPYIDELLSLKDVAKVDISGNTISPECSKILAQALYKFKNTIRDVNLQDIYTSRDRFEIPKSLSEFFPVLLEMPNLSVFNLSDNALGQDAIDVLEDFISKCKTIEYFILTNNGLGPFSGARVGKALYKSAKLRESDPENSKFLKAFWCGRNRLENGSCEALSLGFKANSKLEEIKLYQNGIRPAGISKLINFGIKHLSNLKVLDLQDNTFTVPGSYALANAISTLPQLIELNVNDCLLKAKGIKFFLDKLGEISDKSKLQILRLQYNELESDSLETLVKILPNLKELSTLELNGNRFEEDSQLIEKINEIFEEKGLGELDELDDLEEIDSDEEDDDDGDDGDDDDTEEAEDTKVVEERLNELERELAQTHI, from the coding sequence ATGTCCACTGTTCATTCTAGAGACCTAGGTATCCCAGAAACCCACTTTTTTTCAATCAGAAACAAAGGTCTTAAGCTGGATACAGCAGAAGATATTCAGCCATACATTGACGAATTGCTAAGCTTAAAAGACGTTGCAAAGGTTGACATATCCGGTAATACCATTTCCCCAGAATGTTCTAAGATTTTGGCACAAGCTCTGtataaattcaaaaataccATCAGAGATGTCAACTTGCAAGATATTTATACTTCAAGAGACAGATTTGagattccaaaatctttaAGTGAGTTTTTCCCTGTTCTCTTGGAAATGCCAAACTTATCTGTGTTCAATTTATCTGATAATGCATTAGGTCAAGATGCAATTGATGTTTTAGAGGATTTCATCAGCAAATGTAAAActattgaatattttattttgacCAACAACGGTTTGGGCCCATTCTCCGGTGCAAGAGTCGGTAAAGCATTGTACAAGTCTGCAAAACTAAGAGAATCAGATCCTGAAAACTCGAAGTTTTTGAAGGCTTTTTGGTGTGGCAGAAACAGATTGGAAAACGGTTCATGTGAGGCGTTATCTTTGGGTTTCAAGgcaaattcaaagttggaagaaatcaaactgTATCAAAATGGTATCAGACCTGCGGGTATCTCAAAGTTAATCAACTTTGGTATCAAGCATCTATCGAACTTGAAAGTTTTAGATTTACAAGACAATACTTTTACTGTTCCTGGTTCCTACGCCTTGGCTAATGCCATTTCCACCTTACCACAGTTGATAGAACTAAATGTTAATGATTGTCTGTTAAAGGCAAAGGGtatcaaattctttttggaCAAGTTAGGTGAGATTTCTGATAAGTCAAAACTGCAGATTTTGAGATTGCAGTACAATGAACTAGAGTCTGATTCTTTAGAAACATTGGTTAAAATCTTGCCGAATTTGAAAGAACTTTCCACATTAGAACTAAACGGAAATAGATTTGAGGAGGATTCtcaattgattgaaaaaattaatgaaatttttgaagagAAAGGTCTTGGTGAGTTGGATGAGCTAGATGACTTAGAAGAAATAGACTCcgatgaggaagatgatgatgatggtgatgatggtgatgatgatgatacaGAAGAGGCGGAAGATACTAAGGTAGTCGAGGAAAGATTAaatgaattggaaagaGAGTTAGCGCAGACTCATATTTAA
- a CDS encoding uncharacterized protein (PKUD0A11845), with product MTKAEGSSRKEEEAAGAEDVFMDPPNYEDIYGSTHNDLPSTFERSDTSTLYENNATLKSSNKKAKLYKVAAVLCEHIANKQCERCRLGGDENCTHFTVKKFIATEALNKINQKRDAL from the coding sequence ATGACAAAAGCTGAAGGTAGCAGCaggaaagaagaagaggcGGCGGGAGCAGAGGACGTTTTCATGGATCCACCAAACTATGAAGATATTTACGGGAGTACACACAATGACCTTCCCTCTACGTTTGAGAGGAGTGATACTAGCACTTTATATGAGAACAACGCTACTCTTAAGAGCAGTAACAAGAAGGCGAAGCTGTATAAGGTGGCTGCCGTATTATGTGAGCATATTGCCAACAAGCAATGTGAGAGATGTCGTTTGGGTGGAGATGAGAATTGCACACATTTTACCGTGAAGAAGTTTATAGCCACGGAGGCACTgaacaaaatcaatcagAAGAGAGATGCTTTATAA
- a CDS encoding uncharacterized protein (PKUD0A11850; similar to Saccharomyces cerevisiae YOR298C-A (MBF1); ancestral locus Anc_8.770) — translation MSDWDNVTVVGRKAKVGSAGPKERVIKTSGQINAARRTGAITSVDKKYGIGNSKSDPEGQRLTKVDRTDDIVVPKKIEASVGKAIQKGRQDKGMSQKDLATKINEKPTVVNDYEAGRGTPNQQILAKMERALGIKLRGKDIGAPLFKKK, via the coding sequence ATGTCTGATTGGGATAATGTTACTGTTGTCGGTAGAAAGGCCAAGGTTGGTTCCGCTGGTCCAAAGGAAAGGGTCATAAAGACCTCTGGCCAAATCAATGCAGCTAGAAGAACAGGAGCAATTACTTCTGTCGATAAGAAATACGGTATTGGTAACTCCAAGTCGGACCCAGAAGGCCAGAGGCTAACCAAGGTTGACAGAACGGACGATATTGTTGTTCCTAAGAAAATCGAAGCGTCTGTTGGTAAGGCCATTCAGAAGGGTAGACAGGACAAAGGCATGTCCCAGAAAGACCTAGCAACCAAAATCAACGAAAAACCAACCGTGGTGAACGACTACGAAGCAGGTAGAGGTACTCCAAACCAACAGATCTTGGCCAAAATGGAGAGAGCCTTGGGCATTAAACTCAGAGGTAAGGATATTGGCGCACCGctcttcaagaagaagtaa
- a CDS encoding uncharacterized protein (PKUD0A11855), whose translation MRPSARITLRSKKMTKMRDGGGSNSLSIRRRVDKTCRMCQIAKLGGGGDFFFLPKIKKTYRRVDPPLNSIVSVSLCALLSFFAVLLQQNTKKRKQPFGAMFRKCKSHHRKQATSH comes from the coding sequence ATGCGCCCTTCCGCGAGAATCACCCTCAGAAGCAAGAAAATGACAAAAATGAGAGACGGGGGAGGATCGAATAGTCTCTCCATTCGCCGACGCGTCGACAAAACCTGTCGAATGTGTCAAATCGCGAAAttggggggggggggggattttttttttctcccaaaaataaaaaaaacctaCCGACGCGTCGACCCACCACTAAATTCAATAGTTTCTGTCTCTCTTTGCGCgcttctttcttttttcgCCGTGTTGCTGCAGcaaaacacaaaaaaaagaaaacagcCGTTCGGTGCAATGTTCAGAAAGTGTAAATCACACCACCGGAAACAAGCGACGAGCCACTGA
- a CDS encoding uncharacterized protein (PKUD0A11860; similar to Saccharomyces cerevisiae YHR161C (YAP1801) and YGR241C (YAP1802); ancestral locus Anc_5.84), giving the protein MTTLEKLVEGATKIKLAPPKPKYIEPILMTTTEGERSDDFRTVMKALNRRLGDSAWTIVYKALIVIHILVREGDENVCIKYLSNHLSIFDLKIGKGGKFISNGGDLNQVYSYAQYLTARAKAFGMTKHDFIKETKKPFGSWNSSDKSSILRDISVDKGLLRLTESVQAQIDALLRCKFRESEVNNDLVVLSFRMLTTDLISLYQCLNEGVLNILEHFFDLSKTDAERAFEIYEHFTKQTKKVIDFLKVAKHLEGTTKLRVPTIKHAQTSLTDSLRDYLNDPDFEINRRQYLAEKNYSKNQNDSASPLRETNKVNSFSAKPLQMIPEGPSQNQLEQQQHNIQAQQLQLQQQQQQQQQQQQQIEMQQAAIRQQQLHEQAAQLQAAQQQFLQAQATAQAQMMQQPSPVHVQTTGFNPFTNMNTFSVQPAIQSPLVNQTAAQSQNVQQVPPPMPVQNTFITTPLQQPRILSNNFTGNGFGNTVSPVTQVSPVRVNTTGNNPFTNSRFSSTSNTTAFTNEGTTLSPRRESVVSTHTIKSHTNPFKIDEPIIETPKQQAQQFVPQVTAGGLEKLPTIPVFPDTQRASYQQGLQQQAGIELQRGVIQHQIATNPFSQEATGYVQQAQIQPSLPQQQQQQQQQQLFGQFPVQPQMQPQMQQPQYSSVYNGPNLLG; this is encoded by the coding sequence ATGACTACACTGGAAAAACTCGTTGAAGGGGCTACTAAAATCAAGCTGGCTCCTCCGAAACCCAAATATATTGAGCCGATTCTTATGACTACTACGGAGGGAGAGAGATCGGACGATTTCAGAACTGTTATGAAGGCTTTAAATAGAAGATTGGGTGACTCTGCATGGACCATCGTCTATAAGGCGTTGATTGTGATCCATATACTGGTGAGAGAAGGAGACGAAAATGTTTGTATAAAGTACCTATCAAACCATTTAtctatttttgatttgaagattggCAAAGGTGGGAAGTTCATCTCAAATGGTGGCGATTTGAACCAGGTATATAGTTATGCCCAATATCTTACCGCTAGAGCGAAGGCTTTTGGAATGACCAAACATGATTTCATCAAGGAAACCAAGAAACCGTTTGGCTCATGGAACTCGTCCGataaatcttcaattttaagGGACATCTCTGTTGATAAAGGCTTATTAAGACTGACTGAATCTGTGCAAGCTCAAATTGACGCCTTATTGAGATGTAAGTTTCGTGAAAGTGAAGTCAACAATGATTTGGTTGTTTTGAGTTTTAGGATGTTAACAACGGATTTGATCTCCTTATACCAATGTTTGAATGAGGGTGTTTTGAATATCCTAGAgcatttctttgatttgagtAAAACCGATGCAGAGAGGGCATTTGAGATTTACGAGCATTTCACCAAGCAAACTAAAAAGgtgattgattttttgaaGGTTGCCAAACATTTAGAAGGCACTACTAAACTCAGAGTTCCAACTATTAAACATGCGCAGACTAGTTTGACTGACTCCTTGAGAGACTATTTGAACGATCCCgactttgaaatcaacagaaGGCAATATCTTGCGGAAAAAAACTATTCTAAAAACCAAAATGACAGTGCATCGCCATtaagagaaacaaataaGGTCAATAGTTTCTCTGCAAAACCTTTGCAAATGATTCCAGAAGGACCTTCACAGAATCAGCTggagcaacaacagcacAACATTCAAGCACAACAATTGCAACtacaacagcaacaacaacaacagcaacagcaacagcaacaaattgaaatgcAGCAAGCTGCTATTCGGCAACAGCAATTACATGAACAAGCTGCTCAATTACAGGCTgctcaacaacaattctTACAAGCACAAGCTACTGCACAAGCGCAAATGATGCAACAGCCATCTCCTGTTCATGTTCAGACCACTGGTTTCAACCCGTTCACCAATATGAATACATTTAGTGTTCAACCAGCGATTCAATCACCTCTGGTCAATCAAACAGCTGCTCAAAGTCAAAATGTTCAGCAGGTTCCGCCTCCAATGCCTGTGCAAAATACATTTATTACCACACCCTTACAACAACCACGTATTTTATCCAACAACTTCACTGGTAATGGGTTTGGCAATACTGTATCTCCGGTCACACAGGTAAGCCCTGTCAGGGTAAATACTACGGGCAACAATCCATTTACTAACTCACGGTTTAGTTCGACATCCAACACGACGGCATTCACTAATGAAGGTACTACTTTATCACCAAGAAGAGAGTCTGTAGTTTCAACCCATACTATAAAATCTCATACTAATCCATTTAAGATTGACGAACCAATCATCGAGACACCAAAACAACAGGCCCAGCAGTTTGTCCCCCAAGTCACAGCTGGCGGATTGGAGAAGTTGCCTACAATTCCTGTTTTCCCTGATACACAACGAGCATCTTATCAGCAAGGGCTACAACAACAAGCTGGAATTGAGTTACAACGTGGAGtgattcaacatcaaattgCTACCAATCCATTCTCGCAAGAAGCTACAGGATATGTACAACAAGCGCAAATCCAGCCATCGCTGCCccaacagcaacagcaacaacagcagcaacagctATTTGGACAGTTTCCAGTGCAACCCCAAATGCAACCCCAAATGCAACAGCCACAATACAGCAGTGTTTACAATGGACCTAATTTACTTGGGtga
- a CDS encoding uncharacterized protein (PKUD0A11865) yields the protein MGTEENVNCNPSYGYRKRARDEEESWGADIYNDNNRMAPPTSFSSSFPESISKGSCNQAYSHSGYLSHLPKTFGAILNERNRSSVKRTQHTKIHTEVHQKTVALLMESAKRLEYGMHNKESELVSTSPSESTPIDSSTYYQKPYW from the coding sequence ATGGGAACAGAAGAGAACGTCAACTGCAACCCCTCCTACGGTTACCGCAAGAGAGCACGTGACGAGGAGGAATCTTGGGGAGCCGATATTTACAATGACAACAACCGAATGGCCCCACCTAcctccttctcctcctcttttCCAGAAAGTATATCCAAGGGAAGTTGCAACCAAGCATACTCCCACTCTGGTTACTTGTCTCACCTACCCAAAACTTTTGGTGCCATTCTCAATGAAAGAAATCGGTCTTCTGTCAAACGCACACAGCATACGAAAATACATACGGAGGTCCACCAGAAAACAGTGGCACTCTTGATGGAGTCTGCCAAAAGACTCGAATATGGCATGCACAATAAAGAGAGTGAGCTTGTTTCCACTTCACCCTCTGAGTCTACTCCTATTGATTCATCCACCTATTATCAAAAGCCTTACTGGTag
- a CDS encoding uncharacterized protein (PKUD0A11870; Pfam Domains: MFS_1(6.1e-08)), translated as MHSQVTHQHLYNPHRSTLYIVVLTLILGALQLAWSTEFSEATPFLLSLGISKRLLSLVWLAGPLSGTIGQPIVGMLSDRCMFSYGKRRVFILIGCIATVMSLIALSHSVEIVETLLLPFDVSKSKVNLGIICFACLGIYVLDFSIAIIQTSSRALIVDVVPTEQQQIANAWAARMIGIFNLVGFAIGALNLKKLFPMLGDNQFKVLSLLVSLIMFSITCFCLYFIEERNPQTDLTLIAQRQAQDEALKNLGVDPRSTTIPLQLLNFFRQIYYAFKSVPLQVKTVCYAQLFAWIGYFPLLFYTTSYVGELYLYEKGYPNPSLIPPEKKQDLLDQSTRVGTYALLANSIVTLVLVTFIPSLLESSNSMPLLREKFNLRSLWIYSHMVFFICTFFTFFINSYKQAIVLFAFTGIPWGCAVWLPFALISEEISRIKDIRAIQISNSQSTSTSSATVIEDDAPTINDYNVIYCKQILIDYYSKVEYDSGILLALHNVFVSAPQMLSSFMSSILFTLFHNSKNTNTYDPSLAWVFRFGGLMALGAWFISRRVKTPSQLYSKDKLMAIESGF; from the coding sequence ATGCATTCTCAGGTCACACACCAGCATCTATACAACCCACACAGGTCTACACTCTACATTGTAGTCTTGACGTTGATACTCGGGGCCTTACAACTGGCATGGTCGACAGAGTTCTCTGAGGCTACTCCGTTTCTCCTCTCGCTAGGTATATCCAAACGACTGCTATCCTTGGTGTGGCTAGCCGGCCCTTTGTCCGGAACTATCGGACAGCCCATAGTCGGTATGCTCAGTGACCGGTGTATGTTCTCATATGGTAAGAGGAGAGTCTTTATACTTATTGGCTGCATAGCTACAGTGATGTCATTGATTGCATTGTCTCATTCAGTTGAAATAGTTGAAACCTTGTTGCTTCCATTTGATGTTTCCAAAAGCAAAGTCAACCTTGGAATCATATGTTTTGCTTGTCTGGGCATATATGTCTTGGACTTTTCTATTGCCATTATTCAAACATCCAGCAGGGCACTTATCGTGGATGTGGTTCCGACCGAACAACAGCAAATCGCTAACGCTTGGGCGGCAAGAATGATTGGCATCTTCAACTTGGTTGGTTTTGCAATTGGTGcgttgaatttgaagaagctcTTCCCAATGCTAGGAGATAACCAGTTCAAAGTCTTAAGTTTGCTAGTTTCCTTAATCATGTTTTCCATTACATGCTTTTGCTTGtattttattgaagaaagaaaccCCCAGACCGATCTAACCCTAATAGCTCAAAGACAGGCCCAAGATGAGGCACTGAAAAATTTGGGAGTAGATCCACGTAGCACCACAATACCTTTACAGTTACTCAATTTTTTCCGACAAATTTACTATGCCTTCAAATCGGTTCCCTTGCAAGTGAAAACGGTGTGTTATGCTCAATTGTTTGCTTGGATTGGATATTTCCCCCTATTATTTTACACCACTTCATATGTCGGTGAACTTTATTTATATGAAAAGGGATATCCGAATCCTTCACTTATTCCTccagaaaagaaacaagacCTACTAGATCAGAGTACAAGAGTAGGGACTTATGCATTGTTGGCCAACTCAATCGTAACGTTGGTACTCGTTACCTTCATTCCGAGTTTATTGGAAAGTTCAAATTCCATGCCATTACTAAGGGAGAAATTTAACCTACGCTCACTTTGGATTTATTCTCACATGGTATTCTTCATCTGCACcttcttcactttcttcattaATTCATATAAACAGGCAATAGTGCTGTTTGCATTTACAGGTATACCATGGGGTTGTGCGGTCTGGCTTCCATTTGCTTTGATCAGTGAAGAAATCAGTCGGATCAAGGATATCAGGGCAATTCAAATATCAAACAGCCAATCTACGAGCACATCATCCGCTACTGTTATTGAGGATGATGCTCCTACTATTAATGACTATAACGTGATTTATTGTAAGCAAATACTCATTGATTATTACAGTAAGGTTGAGTATGATTCTGGAATTTTACTTGCCTTGCATAAcgtttttgtttctgctCCTCAAATGTTATCATCGTTTATGTCCTCTATTCTGTTTACCTTGTTTCacaattccaaaaacaCAAATACTTATGACCCATCCCTTGCTTGGGTATTTAGGTTTGGGGGCTTAATGGCACTAGGTGCTTGGTTTATCAGCAGAAGGGTTAAAACCCCATCTCAATTATATAGCAAAGATAAACTGATGGCGATAGAATCTGGATTTTAA
- a CDS encoding uncharacterized protein (PKUD0A11880; similar to Saccharomyces cerevisiae YER077C; ancestral locus Anc_7.266) — protein MFNNLYVIIIEKSYKKYLYKLIKMQRLFLRQFSNTPTIWGTISKAKVAAAIKKNVILVPQKEVELRERKKLEEFNSKPVTNCSARKLLGELLGRDFKGDEKIGVLTPFTSKELDVIFKQKNLRLIYKVLGTSGMQIKDSMIVNNDVEKFLERGELYRAEQLAKLARHQGLFAYGTILKYLLQRGQVNDAFDIFMDLRKRGYEIKGRLYNVLLSGYGDTISKSYNGTEVSHEKVERLFRAFQKDHLSGKQDISVIHVNSLLKVLRKSKRVDLGLSLFDSLKESQSGHSRIKPDVRTYTETLRLLAIAEPERDGLSYKDIIKRAEVIFYNSQNNRNIKVDAFLVRAYASIYAYSDDLMLRARAVTIYREWFRISSLEEIKQPVDYNVYNQKMWEKIQSNGTKRFFIGANRPSLLETDQINAAKSKRFEPDDAIIRSYTELCKLFKIPCTYKPPEKRGKITETPAKQTSNVKAEVA, from the coding sequence atgttcAACAATCTTTACGTTATAATCATAGAAAAGTCTtataaaaaatatctttACAAACTGATCAAAATGCAAAGGCTTTTTCTACGacagttttcaaatacacCCACTATTTGGGGAACGATCAGCAAGGCAAAGGTTGCTGCGgcaataaaaaaaaatgttattTTAGTACCCCAAAAAGAGGTGGAGTTAAGAGAACGgaaaaaacttgaagaattcaattCCAAGCCGGTGACAAATTGTTCTGCAAGAAAACTACTTGGTGAGCTCTTGGGACGTGATTTTAAAGgggatgaaaaaattggagTTCTAACCCCATTTACAAGTAAGGAATTAGACGtgattttcaaacaaaaaaacttgagaCTTATCTATAAAGTCTTAGGTACATCAGGTATGCAAATCAAAGATTCGATGATTGTGAACAACgatgttgagaaattttTAGAAAGAGGAGAACTCTATCGGGCGGAACAACTGGCAAAGTTAGCACGTCATCAAGGATTATTTGCATATGGTACCATTTTAAAATATCTGCTTCAGCGTGGGCAAGTCAACGACGCATTTGATATATTCATGGACCTAAGGAAGCGTGGGTATGAAATCAAGGGTCGTTTATACAACGTGTTATTATCTGGGTATGGAGATACAATCTCTAAATCTTACAATGGCACTGAAGTATCGCATGAGAAGGTCGAAAGGCTATTCAGAGCATTTCAAAAGGACCACTTATCAGGAAAACAGGATATATCCGTGATCCATGTCAATTCTTTGTTGAAAGTTTTAAGGAAGAGTAAAAGAGTTGACCTGGGGCTGAGTCTTTTTGACTCCTTAAAAGAGAGTCAGAGCGGGCACTCAAGGATCAAGCCAGATGTGAGAACGTATACTGAGACATTGAGATTATTGGCAATCGCTGAACCCGAAAGAGACGGCTTATCCTATAAAGATATAATAAAGCGTGCAGAAGTTATATTTTACAATTCACAAAACAACAGGAATATCAAGGTTGATGCCTTTTTAGTTCGTGCATATGCAAGTATATATGCATATTCAGACGATTTGATGCTTCGTGCAAGAGCTGTGACAATCTACAGAGAATGGTTCAGAATATCTTCATTAGAGGAGATCAAGCAACCTGTTGATTACAATGTATACAATCAGAAAATGTGGGAAAAAATCCAGTCTAATGGAACCAAGAGGTTTTTCATTGGTGCAAATCGTCCAAGCCTGCTGGAAACTGATCAAATCAATGCTGCAAAAAGCAAGAGATTTGAGCCTGACGATGCCATCATAAGATCCTATACAGAATTATGCAAGCTCTTCAAAATTCCATGTACATACAAACCACCTGAAAAAAGGGGTAAAATCACCGAAACGCCTGCTAaacaaacttcaaatgttAAGGCAGAAGTTGCTTAA